The following are from one region of the Pocillopora verrucosa isolate sample1 chromosome 3, ASM3666991v2, whole genome shotgun sequence genome:
- the LOC131772314 gene encoding NFX1-type zinc finger-containing protein 1 translates to MDRDYFVGRRGRGGRGGRGRGRGRPPNTGEGRQSGPHLGYRKLQEIRSTEPSEMAMTLLKYRDIFEVLVNAEDIKEDWMTLLVEILGKMCDTMMTQNLIEVMSICKGSAFMATHLPKYILNLPFIEKDMNSDQFSLLVECLITFFKEWLAKFPHSFCHDVPIDKLSGAINDIDVKGFEKYKKEVETLLLERREQIRKEREVEQASKWPKVKPREVEPPPPNDFRELSIYPSETEINSEERPFLRRNKTVETEKYKDLNDYLDVQFRLLREDFVAPLREGIREIKKKVPKKGRSQDLHIYENVEIMDTDYTTAGIVHSIRLEMKNLRKIPWEHSKRLLYGSFLCLSKDNFKTMLFATVANRKPQDLRSGKLDIRFVDDLEGTHRMRDKYVMVESPAYFEAYRPILHQLKHITTDTFPFQEYLVHCNSDVKPPQYLKSKNQVWYDLRETLNVREGADKVAICDFETWPNVDDVKLNNSQFQALKGALTQEFSVIQGPPGTGKTYVGLKIVRALLDNKHIWNEEKKSAMLMVCYTNHALDQFLEGVLKFQQTGVIRVGGRSSSESLKAYNLQEHTQPSDSKHWVKKEMFKCQDAIQRARNRLARSKRNILSLKDLESCIGLKQFSQFKAAEGILNLQRKSVLESWLGLEQIPAAMRSSLNETLTAESVADKGSSCEDTNEVIEDSIEVDRDAEIIQNQRLLGENQFQLLKKQENAKQEKQRPTNLSRDHLKVLAGESKLQPLAVTQLSKINDVWNLPFEDRWRLYLFWLRLFQSNCQEEISKRNKQYEDICKRFTEIKTQGELHALKDAVVIGMTTTGAAKYRTLLEEIKPTIVVVEEAAEVLEAHIITSLTKNTQHLILIGDHQQLRPNPSVYTLAKDYHLDVSLFERMVNSGMTCYQLNTQHRMRPEIARLMRFIYEDLQDHEEVHKYEDVKGVSKNIYFINHQVLEDESEVNDRLKSHSNKHEATFIAALCEYFILQGYAPHEITVLTMYTGQVITLQRTMPKDRFEGVRVTAVDNFQGEENEIILLSLVRSNKQRKIGFLSVKNRVCVALSRARKGFYCIGNFSLLAEKSELWKRIAQDMKDHNAIGEALELVCTKHPDRKIHARVADDFKSAPEGGCTLPCKFRLPCGHSCTRVCHPEDSDHALYKCQKDCSTEVCSEHQTKCSKKCHLGEVCLLCPVEVEKKIPKCGHQQLVPCGISVETFKCQKKCWNYLPCRHLCPGKCWEECALFQCEKIVQKRFECGHEIEKPCWEVSEYAQCEEPCRATLDCGHPCIGNCRECKQGRIHVPCEADCNRKRVCLHPCKEPCTTNCPPCPEKCENRCYHSRCPRQCMEACAPCRERCAWVCPHFKCTKLCGEKCNRPRCNESCRKKLRCSHSCIGICGEPCPRLCRICHKDEVTRLRFGNEQDKNARFIELSDCGHVVEVKAMDYWMDEDSGSDDIRLKQCPICQTPIRISYRYADIVKEKLADIEKVKARMNLEEENYQQLTKKLKTVAFSLKRKYPDISRQRKSLLERKHNDEQMFSSSSYDILMGWLQQRKTMAELSTIKNQMKILIQIYKIRERMKLDLLKKTPYGVLTPPSASHSDDVFLQAARDIDEALDHLEEDLMKFQVSYQKLVDIRDELVCVSFSLNIRVIQCKIEEGSITVASDQEKWLKTLGRKLDAGQKLGKETYDHIEDTINEIREECGLESLPAEERIKIFRPMNFYQGLWHKCPNGHPSNVEGECPECGAAVGDKSDTCSRKSDYNSRE, encoded by the exons ATGGATAGAGATTATTTTGTGGGTAGAAGAGGTCGTGGTGGTAGAGGAGGCAGAGGCAGAGGCAGAGGAAGACCACCAAATACAGGAGAAG GTAGGCAAAGTGGTCCGCATCTTGGTTATCGAAAACTGCAAGAGATAAGATCTACGGAACCGTCAGAGATGGCAATGACCCTCCTTAAGTATCGCGACATCTTCGAAGTGTTGGTAAACGCTGAGGATATCAAAGAAGATTGGATGACACTGCTTGTGGAAATCCTGGGCAAAATGTGTGATACTATGATGACCCAGAATCTGATAGAAGTGATGTCTATCTGCAAGGGATCCGCCTTTATGGCCACTCATTTGCCAAAATACATCTTAAATCTCCCTTTTATTGAAAAGGATATGAATTCAGATCAGTTTTCTTTACTGGTGGAATGcttgataacttttttcaagGAATGGCTTGCCAAATTCCCCCACTCCTTCTGTCACGACGTTCCTATTGATAAACTCAGTGGAGCTATAAACGACATTGACGTAAAAGGGtttgaaaaatacaagaaagAGGTGGAAACGCTTCTTCTTGAAAGACGCGAGCAAATTAGGAAGGAGCGAGAAGTAGAACAAGCATCGAAATGGCCGAAAGTTAAACCACGAGAAGTGGAGCCACCCCCACCGAATGACTTTAGAGAATTATCCATTTATCCAAGCGAGACTGAAATTAATTCAGAGGAGAGGCCCTTTCTGCGACGAAACAAAACTGTTGAAACGGAGAAGTACAAAGACCTAAATGATTATTTGGATGTTCAATTTCGCCTTCTTCGCGAAGATTTTGTCGCTCCACTGCGCGAGGGAATCAGAGAAATCAAGAAGAAGGTCCCCAAGAAAGGTCGATCACAAGACTTGCACATTTATGAAAATGTCGAAATTATGGACACCGATTATACAACGGCTGGAATCGTTCATAGCATTCGTCTGGAGATGAAAAACCTCAGAAAGATACCGTGGGAGCACTCGAAACGCTTACTGTATGGATCATTCCTTTGCTTGTCAAAGGATAATTTTAAAACCATGCTGTTTGCGACGGTAGCAAATCGGAAACCACAAGATCTCCGCTCAGGAAAGCTGGACATTCGATTTGTTGACGATCTCGAGGGCACCCATAGAATGCGTGATAAGTATGTAATGGTGGAGTCACCAGCTTATTTTGAGGCTTATCGACCCATTCTGCACCAGCTAAAGCATATTACCACGGATACGTTTCCATTCCAAGAGTACTTGGTCCATTGTAACTCCGATGTCAAGCCTCCTCAGTACCTCAAATCCAAAAACCAAGTATGGTACGACCTGAGAGAGACTCTCAATGTACGCGAGGGCGCGGATAAAGTAGCCATTTGCGACTTTGAGACATGGCCTAACGTCGATGACGTGAAACTCAACAATTCCCAATTTCAAGCGTTAAAAGGTGCCTTGACGCAAGAGTTCTCGGTCATTCAAGGTCCTCCAGGCACAG GTAAGACGTACGTCGGTTTAAAGATTGTGAGAGCCCTTCTAGACAACAAGCATATCTGGAACGAGGAAAAGAAGTCCGCCATGTTGATGGTTTGTTACACAAACCACGCCCTGGACCAGTTTCTGGAAGGAGTACTAAAATTCCAACAAACAGGAGTTATAAGAGTTGGAGGTAGAAGTTCTTCGGAGAGTCTCAAAGCCTACAACTTACAAGAACACACACAGCCTTCCGACAGCAAGCACTGGGTcaagaaagaaatgtttaaatgtCAAGACGCCATACAAAGAGCACGTAACAGACTGGCGCGCAGCAAGCGAAATATCCTCAGCCTGAAAGACCTGGAAAGTTGTATCGGCCTGAAACAATTCAGCCAATTCAAAGCAGCAGAGGGCATTTTAAACTTGCAAAGAAAATCAGTACTTGAAAGCTGGCTAGGTCTGGAGCAGATCCCAGCAGCAATGAGGAGTTCATTGAATGAGACTCTGACCGCTGAATCCGTTGCTGACAAAGGTAGTTCCTGTGAAGATACTAATGAAGTTATAGAAGATAGCATAGAAGTAGACAGGGATGCTGAAATTATTCAAAACCAGCGCTTGCTAGGTGAGAATCAGTTCCAGCTTctaaaaaaacaggaaaacgccaaacaagaaaaacagcGACCTACCAATCTCTCGAGAGATCATTTGAAAGTTCTCGCAGGAGAATCCAAGCTTCAACCCCTCGCTGTGACCCAACTTTCCAAGATTAACGATGTTTGGAACCTTCCCTTTGAGGACCGCTGGAGGCTGTATTTGTTTTGGCTCAGGTTGTTTCAATCTAACTGCCAAGAGGAAATTTCAAAGAGGAATAAGCAGTACGAGGACATCTGTAAACGCTTCACAGAGATTAAAACCCAGGGAGAATTGCACGCCCTAAAAGATGCTGTAGTTATTGGAATGACCACTACTGGAGCTGCAAAGTACCGCACCCTACTGGAAGAGATTAAACCAACAATAGTCGTCGTTGAAGAAGCAGCAGAAGTTCTTGAAGCTCACATCATAACGTCCTTGACTAAGAACACGCAGCATTTGATTTTGATCGGTGATCACCAGCAGTTGAGACCGAACCCGTCCGTATACACTCTAGCGAAGGACTATCATCTTGATGTGTCCTTGTTCGAAAGAATGGTAAATAGTGGGATGACGTGTTACCAGCTCAACACTCAGCATCGAATGAGACCTGAAATCGCGCGACTTATGAGGTTCATCTACGAAGATCTTCAAGATCATGAAGAAGTTCATAAATACGAAGATGTGAAAGGTGTAtccaaaaacatttatttcataaatcaCCAAGTCCTTGAAGATGAAAGTGAAGTCAATGACAGACTCAAGAGCCATTCAAACAAACACGAAGCAACATTTATCGCAGCACTTTGCGAGTATTTTATCCTACAAGGGTACGCGCCACATGAGATAACGGTGTTGACCATGTACACTGGGCAAGTTATCACTCTACAAAGGACAATGCCGAAAGATAGATTTGAGGGAGTGAGAGTCACGGCTGTTGATAATTTTCAAGGCGAAGAGAATGAAATAATTCTGCTTTCCTTGGTTAGATCTAACAAGCAGAGGAAAATTGGCTTCCTTTCAGTTAAGAATCGGGTCTGCGTGGCACTGTCTCGAGCTCGGAAAGGTTTTTATTGCATCGGCAACTTCTCCTTGCTGGCTGAAAAAAGTGAACTTTGGAAGAGAATTGCCCAAGATATGAAAGATCATAATGCCATAGGGGAAGCATTAGAGTTGGTTTGCACTAAACACCCCGATCGAAAAATCCACGCGAGGGTTGCAGACGACTTCAAGTCAGCACCAGAGGGTGGATGTACATTGCCTTGCAAGTTTCGACTTCCCTGCGGTCACAGTTGCACAAGGGTGTGTCATCCTGAGGACAGTGACCATGCCCTGTACAAATGCCAGAAAGATTGTTCAACCGAGGTCTGTTCAGAGCATCAAACTAAGTGCAGCAAAAAGTGCCACTTAGGCGAGGTTTGCCTATTGTGCCCTGTAGAAGTGGAAAAGAAAATCCCTAAATGTGGACACCAACAACTTGTGCCATGCGGAATATCTGTGGAGACATTTAAGTGCCAGAAGAAGTGTTGGAACTATCTGCCATGTCGTCATCTGTGCCCTGGAAAATGCTGGGAGGAATGTGCACTTTTCCAGTGTGAGAAAATTGTCCAGAAGAGATTTGAATGTGGTCATGAAATTGAAAAGCCTTGCTGGGAAGTTTCAGAATATGCGCAATGCGAAGAGCCTTGTCGTGCAACTTTGGACTGTGGTCACCCCTGCATTGGAAACTGCCGCGAATGCAAGCAAGGACGAATTCACGTTCCTTGTGAGGCCGACTGTAATAGAAAAAGGGTTTGCCTTCACCCCTGCAAAGAGCCTTGCACAACGAACTGCCCGCCATGTCCTGAGAAATGCGAAAATCGATGTTACCATAGCCGATGTCCTAGACAGTGTATGGAAGCTTGCGCACCGTGCAGG gAACGCTGTGCCTGGGTTTGCCCTCACTTCAAATGCACGAAGCTTTGTGGCGAGAAATGCAACCGTCCTCGGTGTAATGAGTCATGCAGGAAGAAGCTTAGATGTAGCCACTCGTGCATTGGTATTTGCGGAGAACCTTGCCCGAGGTTGTGCAGAATTTGCCATAAAGATGAAGTTACCCGGTTGCGCTTCGGAAATGAGCAAGACAAAAATGCAAGATTCATTGAGTTGTCAGACTGTGGACACGTGGTTGAAGTTAAAGCAATGGATTACTGGATGGACGAGGACAGTGGAAGTGACGATATTAGATTGAAGCAATGCCCCATTTGCCAGACTCCTATCAGGATTAGCTACCGGTATGCTGATATCGTTAAAGAAAAGTTGGCTGACATCGAAAAGGTTAAAGCACGAATGAACCTGGAAGAGGAAAACTATCAGCAGTtgaccaaaaagttgaaaacagtAGCTTTCTCTCTTAAACGAAAGTATCCCGATATCAGTCGGCAACGGAAATCTTTATTGGAGAGAAAACACAATGACGAGCAAATGTTCAGCTCCTCAAGTTACGATATTTTGATGGGTTGGCTACAGCAAAGGAAAACTATGGCCGAGCTAAGCACAATTAAGAATCAGATGAAGATACTGATCCAAATATACAAGATAAGAGAGAGAATGAAGctggatcttttgaaaaaaactccTTATGGAGTACTAACACCACCCAGTGCAAGCCACTCAGATGATGTGTTCTTACAAGCAGCAAGAGACATTGATGAAGCACTTGATCATTTAGAAGAAGATCTGATGAAGTTTCAAGTTTCCTATCAGAAGCTGGTTGATATACGGGATGAACTCGTATGTGTGAGTTTCTCACTGAACATTCGAGTGATTCAGTGTAAAATCGAAGAAGGTTCCATTACTGTCGCATCTGACCAAGAAAAGTGGCTGAAGACACTGGGCAGGAAGCTGGACGCTGGCCAAAAGCTTGGGAAAGAAACTTATGATCACATTGAAGATACAATAAACGAGATCCGAGAAGAATGTGGTTTGGAAAGTCTGCCTGCAGAAGAGcgaattaaaattttcaggcCAATGAACTTCTACCAAGGACTGTGGCACAAGTGTCCCAACGGGCATCCCAGTAACGTAGAAGGCGAATGCCCAGAATGCGGTGCAGCAGTTGGAGACAAGAGTGACACTTGCTCAAGGAAATCAG ATTACAACAGCAGGGAATGA
- the LOC131772313 gene encoding uncharacterized protein has translation MSFKFNKKAVVTGVSSVEADKFLVYAQTVKKVSSENSCALDRNIFCVDVGAAALKKQSKKERKWLEEELENAKITAGVIITVNGKERYVKTEVENIDHLRLLCSQAFQLFCPAFGSVSDNEIFNTSYPTASIDQARRLVCAEQPVPNLRWVQCKNVSLTYNQTKGIKEATLLAVDIVHMERAGKLVSTSVQQTVTAKLNCKTFLSKVDPKSPGPFSFSPALALVKMVDEDVPAPQPRSWAEIETLLIH, from the exons ATgtcttttaaattcaataaaaagGCCGTGGTAACTGGCGTGAGCTCAGTAGAAGCAGACAAGTTCTTAGTGTACGCCCAAACAGTGAAGAAAGTCTCATCAGAAAATAGCTGTGCGCTGGACAGGAATATTTTTTGTGTCGACGTTGGGGCGGCGGcattaaaaaaacaatcgaAAAAGGAACGAAAATGGTTAGAAGAGGAATTGGAAAATGCTAAAATAACTGCTGGGGTCATTATAACGGTGAACGGAAAAGAGAGATACGTCAAGACAGAG GTGGAGAATATAGATCACCTGAGACTACTCTGTTCTCAAGCTTTCCAGCTATTCTGTCCAGCTTTTGGGTCAGTTTCAGACAACGAGATCTTCAACACATCATATCCAACGGCCTCAATTGACCAGGCGCGCCGTCTGGTGTGTGCAGAACAGCCGGTACCCAATTTACGCTGGGTGCAGTGTAAAAACGTTTCATTAACTTATAATCAAACCAAGGGTATTAAAGAAGCCACCCTTTTGGCTGTTGACATCGTCCATATGGAGCGCGCCGGAAAACTGGTCTCAACTTCGGTTCAACAAACTGTCACCGCTAAGCTTAACTGCAAAACGTTCTTATCAAAAGTGGACCCTAAAAGTCCCGGCCCCTTTAGTTTTAGCCCCGCTCTTGCCTTGGTAAAGATGGTGGACGAGGATGTACCCGCCCCACAACCCCGATCGTGGGCAGAGATTGAAACTCTTCTCATCCATTAA